GTCCAGTATATGCTTCAATTTTTGCTTTCATTTCAAGCAACCCTGCCGTCCAAGGAATAGGTTCATGAACCACTCCAGAATATTTATACCGGACACCCTTGTCTGCATACCAAGCGGTCTTCCGTGGCACCTTATACCATTTCCCAAAAATCTTTAACTCCTCCTGCTCCCATTCTATTTCATTTTCAAGGAGCTGATACAATTGATCTGCTTCATCATTTTTATAAAAATGTTCATCATAAAAAAGTACGCCATCCCTAATCTTGATTTCATCCATCTGCATACAGGTTTCTTGTTTCTCCTTAATCATTATGCTTCAAAAACTGTAAGATATCCGCTAGGTTATCAGCCACTCCAAACTGTTCAGTTCTTCTCTTATCCAATTGCTTTCCTGCCAACGCTTGTGCCCACCCACCAAATTGGGTAGCACATACCACACTTTTTCCTTTTTGCCATGCAAAAGCAAGTTCTGAAAGTGTTCCTGCGCCGCCAGCCACAGCTACAATGATATCAGCAGTATTGACTATCACCTGATTTCTGGCAATGCCGATTCCTGTAGGTATAACTATGTCAGCGTATTCATTGGCGTACTCCTTCTCATCATGAGGAATAATGGCAACAGTTGTCCCAAATGTATATGCTTCAGACTGATGTGCCCCTTTAAAAACTGCTTCCATAATCCCCTTCATCCCTCCATTTACAATGACATACCCTTCATCGACTAATGCTTTACCTAATGCTATTCCAAAATGATAAATTTCTTCGGTACAGGCTGATGCATTTGGACCTATTACACCTATCAGTTTCTTTCTTTTTCTCATATCTATCATTTGATATCTGATTCATTATCATTGACAATAGAACTTTCCACTTCCGATACTCAAATTGAGTATGCATAAATCTCTCTCAACACGTTAGCTGCAATAGAATTTTGGGTTACAATATCCTTTTAAGATCATGGAGTGATTAATGAGGTATCTCAATGTTCTATTCCTTATATTTGCCCCACAAAAATATATTGATTAAGGGGCAGGTTTGCCTTATTTATAGATTATTTCCTAAAAAAGACCAGACTCTATGAAGATGATCAAATTCTTTTGGGCATTGTCACTGCTTGCCTTTTTGGGCGTTAGCTTACTGATTTACATTTACATGCCTGAAAAAGTGAATGTGTGGTTTGATGCAAATGGTCAGAGTGTTACAATGATGCAAAGAGGAGATTTCTTCTATGCATCGATGATGGCACTACTACTCGTGAACATCTCCATCACTGTTTTCGGCAACAGCATTATGTATTTCCCCAAGCAGTTGATATGGATTCCGAAAAAGGATTTCTGGCTAAAGTCGAAAGACAACCGCAAGGAGCTGGTTAAAAGAACAAAAGGATGGACAAGGGGCTTGGCTACCATTTTTAACCTGCTTCTATTAGCCTTTGTTGGAGTGATTTTCTCTTATCATTACGAAGAGGCGCCAGATCTCACAACATTGCTTTATGTAATTCCTGTTTTGGCTATTGCTTGGTTGGTCTTTTTCTTTTTCCTGTTCAGCAACACAGATTACAAGGAAGCTTAGACACATTGATGATTTTACAGGTAGTCGATAGTTTACTATATCAATAGAAAACTATCGACTTCTTTTTTTTATATTAAATAGTGTATTTCATTTACAGTTATTAATAAATGACAGAAGGTTTCATTCCCTCCCATATTTATTCTTTCTGTCAAACTCATTGACTTTAATACTGTTATCTAAAAACTGAAGAACCTTAACGATTAAATTTACCATGTCTAAAAACAAGGTTTTCGTCCTGACGCTAATTGCCTCATTTGATCTGCTTTTAATCTTACTTCTTCTAAATGGCATTAATATCCAGTCTCTATTTCCTAACCAACATACCAATAGTGAAGCAGAGCAGGTGTTAATGTCTAGCCTCCAGAATGATGACCACGAACCATTTGATTATAAACCTGCCGCACCTTATTATGACAGCCTTGAGCTGATAAAATCTGCTAGAATCCCTGTTGGAAGAGGTGTCAAATCAGTATTGATTTCTCCTAACCAAAAGTATGTTTACACGCTCAATCTTGAAGGCATGAGTGTTTATGAGATTGACAGGGTTACCCTTAAGAAACACCGTGAACTCAGGTTTATACCTACAGAAGGAGAAGGATATGATTACAGTAAAAGAGAATGGATTAAATCCTATCAGGAAAAACCGGTAGAAGGCTGTTTTTCTCATGATGGTAAATACCTATGGATTTCGCTACACA
This portion of the Limibacter armeniacum genome encodes:
- a CDS encoding TIGR00725 family protein; the protein is MRKRKKLIGVIGPNASACTEEIYHFGIALGKALVDEGYVIVNGGMKGIMEAVFKGAHQSEAYTFGTTVAIIPHDEKEYANEYADIVIPTGIGIARNQVIVNTADIIVAVAGGAGTLSELAFAWQKGKSVVCATQFGGWAQALAGKQLDKRRTEQFGVADNLADILQFLKHND